Within Vicia villosa cultivar HV-30 ecotype Madison, WI linkage group LG1, Vvil1.0, whole genome shotgun sequence, the genomic segment CTCCACACAGACACTGCTATTTATAGCGGGTGGAAGGCAGAGggaaattttattgttaattattaataactttattaaaatatcatttcattgaaatatgttaacaacatttaattgaaaggtacagATATGCTAAGAGCATTTAATTGAACGATATAGAAGTTACTGAAATGATATAGAAATAGTAGCGCCTAGGATataacaacggttaaaacaatgtcttctctgtcctccatcattagagtacattggatgtcgtcttccatagtctcccaccaacgctgcctttcgagaaaaacacctccccttgttcgaagtctcttgatagatcggATTTGTTCGCCTGGAACGAACTCCCCGTCCAGAAACCTGAGGATGTTTCTCTTAAGCTGCTCCATGGTTTGGATATTCCAGAACATCActtgcatgggaggtttgactgcCGAGAAGATAACGTAGCCGTTCCTTCTACGAACGTCCGGTTGATAATTCAGACGCCTAACAGGAGGTGGAGGCTCAGAAGTCCGGTGCGAAccatctggccttattcgagttCTCATATTTCAGTGTGGGTACTAGTGCGcccgaaaccctaatttataaagGCATAGACGTCTTGCCGTTGCCTCATTTTCTCATTAGGGTTCCTTCTGGGAAGACCAAGAACGTAACAGTACCAAAACCCTAACTCATAAacggaaaccctaattttgaaaaaaaaaaaatgctCCTTCTAATGCGCCATTTGAATTGGCGCATTAGTGTGTTTTATTTACAGGAAgtcgccaaatggaatggcgccttagaagaaaattttaaaaaaaatgccaaTTGATTTGGCGCATGCCTTGTTGGTGTGGACCACCACCtggccccacatggtccccacaTGCATGTGCTGAAACGAATCCAGGAGTTACTGTAAACCAGCATGGAGTTACTGTTAACAAGCATGCGACTGTAAAAATTTCTGCTAAGATTCCTGATCAGATTCCTGCCAGGATTCCTCCTACTCCTGCATGCATGCTACCCGAGCTGTCACATAGACCTGAGCTGCATGCATCTAACCAAGCCTTGTCACCGATACTTTGACTGCATGCATGCCAACACATCCTGCAGAAGCAACACCAAACAATTATGGCTGTGTTGACATGTCAAGCATGCATGATGTTACCGTTTTTCCCTCATCAATATATAAAGCACTTGGAATTCTGCAGATACATCACCATTGTAACTCATCTACTCTTAGAACAATCCTTTTGCAATCAGCTTACAAATTTTCAgccttcaaccatgtctctcctaaccatgggcgaaacacacagaggaaccccCCAGAACATCGCTACCTATGTAAGTGTATTAGTGTTACTTTAAAATCACGCCTTGCTAACTGATAAactaactgattttttttgggCATTCTTACTCTTTTCAGAACGTTCAACGCTTTCGCACTCGTAGTAAACATACCATTGCCCCGGACGAACGCATCATACCATACCTGAACATTGCTGGTTTCGGTCCGATTAGCAGGATTGCCGAGTCTTCAATTgaccacaagtttgttcttgctttgctAGAACGTTGGAGGCCAGAAacacacaccttccatcttccgacaggggagtgcaccatcacccttgAAGACGTCCATATGCTACTCGGCCTTCCTGTTGatggtaaggcaattaatggttgTGTTATGCAGGCGAATAGCTTATGCCAAGAGGCAATTGGAATAGACTTGATAGAAGGAGCCGTTGGTGCTAGGGGGCAAGGTGTTAACCTAAAGAGGTTAAAGGAGCATTATAAAAAGTTTCGCTTGGATGATGAGTCTACCCAAGAGACCATATTGCAGAAAACTAGGTGTTATGTATTGTTGcttattggaaacgttttgttcccgGATAGCACAGGTAACACGgttaactttatgtatcttcgtttgcTAATGGATTTTAGTAGAGTTGGTTTGTACAGCTGGGGGTCTGCGGTACTGGCTACCTTGTACCAGTCACTATGCAAAAACGCGGTTGCTGAGTCCTGCACATTCTACggatgcgccctgttggtgcaggtgtgggggtggtggaggatgcccatactggccccggttaacaaCGGTAGTTGGGACTTTCCGTATGCCTTGAGGTAAGTTTGTAGTATACCATTTTCTCTTTACACAATCTactccattctaactaaatcattatatttttttggtagatattgtgtgaaaaaaatggacttcacacgtAATCCTCGATCAAACATAACAATGTACCGATCTGTAATTGATCACCTTGGTCCCCATCAGGTATtatctctaattcttttcttCTGTTTTATAAGTATTTTCCGTAAATATTTTTTCCCTAAGTAATGTATAAATCTCATGCATGcagttcatatggcgaccgtATCTCGAGTGCGAGTATGAGCCTAGAGCGCAGGATGCAGAAATCTGGACGACAAAGTGCTGCTTAATCCGGTACAACATAATAGAAATGCATCACAGCGACCGGGTAATGCTTCAGTTTGGGATGCGTCAACGGATACCCGACCCTCctgttgacttgggagtgtggcacctaaaaagagtgaaccatcaatggacacaccaaaactggaaggattttgcacccgatcatCGCCAGATGTGGAAGAACCGTCGCCAGTATGTCCTAAACTTCCCCGTTAGTGACCACGAAATGAAACCATCTCCTGAATACATGAATTGGTATCGTACAGCCACAACCCCAAACTTGTTTCTTGCAGATCCGTTTTATTTAATTGATCCCCGTGCACAAAACTACTtcttgccacaacaacaacaaccagaagaagaaccacaacaacaacaacaacaacaacaacaacaacatgaacaacaacaactccgaCAACAACATCGACTTCAGCAACGACAACAAGAAAGCCTGCATCACCGCCAACAACAACTACTACAACAACAAagacaacaacaactccaggaacaacaacaactccagcaacaacaacaaaacatttTCAGCACTCCATCCCGTTCCGCACGCAACATCCGCCAATCAACTATGTTCCAATCACAATCTCAACCATTACAAGGGTATGAAGACCGCCATCCTTCCTCTGACCAATATCAAACCCACTCGCAACCATTCGGATTTTCATCATTTGCTGGGTCTTCGAGGGGATTCGGCCAAAACCTAACCCCTGGTACAtctagccttcatcttagtcccgacgatggGCCTTATGGCGAATCCTCTTACCGTGGCGCACCCTCCGGCTTCGCAACGCCTTCAAACCAATTCGGATTTaatcaaggtagttctagtgctgtTGGATGCTATGAACCCGAAGTCTTTTCTCATCCAACACCACCGCCACGACTAAACACATTTGAGGGAATGGGTTcccgactttacaacagcggttttccggataattatgggggcgtcgacgagttcatagacagcgatccacgcgaaatcccagtaccagcccccgtgacacaaacccaacaagaagcacaaaggggcaggggtagggctagggcaagaggcggtgtcaatattcgcggcggaaacaacgatcgcggtaaacgtCCCATTATAAGACCAAATTGCGGAACGGgtggctatcttggtgatggcCGTCATTGATCATTTTGCTGTACTTTTCATTAGTCTTCTGTGTCGTTTCTGAATTTGATTGTAACCGATGTTTAgcttttaaattatattgtaatcgatgttcagtttttaaaaaatattgtaatcgacgtttagtttttaatttatattgcaatCGATGTTACACTTTTGATAGTCGTTTTCTACATTACATTTTAAAGCCGAAAAAATTATTCTACTAATTTTTTTAAGTAACCttcataacaaataaaaaaatattatataaaattatcattttcccaatttaaatgaattaaaaaaaaattgaaaaaaaaaaataaaaaaaaaaaggcccTAGAACTatggcgccaaatggtttggcttctagggcaaaaccctagacttatgagccattccatttggcgcatgcaATGGGAATTTTAGGGcaagccatttcatttggcgcatgcacCCAAAATAAACACCTATGCgtcatttcatttggcgcattcagtGTTCTGGTATGCCAAACCTAGACAgattggtaaataccccgaaaacatggtttttttcgtattttttttatgaaacctggatatttaaatttttttttcgcaTGTCGTTGACTATAGTATAAGATTTTACAACATAAAGGTAGCTAGCTATGAATGGTGAAGAAAAGGAATAGTGTATTGATGAAGATATATACTAACTTGTTATTATTAATTAGAAGGGCAATGAAAAAAGTGAATATAGAAATTAATAAAAGGGAATTGTTGAAGGACGGTACGTTTGATTCCCTAATGACACCGCTGTTTCTTGTCCAATTCATATGGCATCTTCTAAGCCATCTCAACTACCAAAGGAGTAAAAACCTatttaatatacattttttttcatttcaaaaagtattctgaattttaataataatataatagtaatGAAAAAATCAATGTGATTTCATGACCCAAGACACTGATTGTAATAAAGAATATAATGATGCTCTTCCTTTCTTAATCTCTCCGTCTTATTGCAAAATTATATGTATTATTTTACTTctctttaaattaattttttttcaattgttttaaACAAGATAAAAATATATGTTACCAAAAAATATCAATTCAGAATTAACTTATATTTTTTGGTGTCAAAcacctaaaaataatataatttttttttaaatcaatatttttacttatatttttCGGTGTCAAAcacctaaaaataatataatttttctttaaatcaatatttttatttatattttttggtGTCAAACacctattaataatataattttttctttaaatcaatatttataaataatatatttttattccaTGTTTCTGACTATAATATCAATTTTTAGATGTTCAAATACACCACTCATAACTTATTATATCATCCGAGTTTTAAAAAGGAGAAaacttaaatatcattttttaacTGTACATATATGCAATTATCTTCTATTTCCACTCTAACGATATTTaagtacacttgtcatattttattAGAATATAGTAAATTAGAAATAGTAAAAGCAACatgtataaattatatttaagttTTCTCCTTTTAGAAAATGGTTGCGTCGCGGTCATGTAATATCTTTAACGATTCTAATTCATATGTGTCGCGACATTAATTATGATTTTCGCAGTGTAAATtaactataattttttatttaaaattaaaacgaCGATAACAATATCGATATTAACATCTACTAATACTAATTTATCGTGACTATTTTTGCAGTTGCTGACTAATTTTTAAAACGCTATTCATCACATAAGAAATAAATTAGTatactaattttttattaaactttgGCTAATTCCATTAATATAGAATGAGGATCGAATCTGTTTAGTtgagttaaataaatataatttgatagtttaaaatttaataataataataataattttatatttatatattaatgtaaatatatttttataatttaaaaaaactaaaagaagCCGATTTAAATGataaacaataataacaataaataaagtCATTGTTATCTTTATTTCTCTTAATATCCTTCTATTATGATAGTACTAGTGGagtataaagaaataaaaaatctttGATCCTTGTTTCTTTGGTGTCTTCCTCCTATATATAGCCATGTTATGACATGAAGGAATTTTTGTGAACTTCTCCCTCATAAAAGTCCACAAACCATATCACCCTTTTGTGATCTTCTCTCTCTCACTTACACAAACACACTCTCTCAAACACAAACAAAACTCATTATATTTCTCTCCACTTTCAATATGGAAGATTCAGAAGAAGATGAGCTTCTAAATCTCAGCCTCTCCGTTAacagagaaagaaaaaagaaaggaaaaatcaTCACAAGAGAAACCAATAACAACCacaaccaccaccaccacaacaacaacaacttctctATGATTTGTACCAATAGAAACTCCTACGAAGGCTATGAAGGAAAAATCTTCAGACTTCTTCAAATGAGAGAACAAATGCTCCGAAAAACCACTCTCAACCTCGAAGATTCAAACGGCCTTCCCTTAATTCACCTCCTTCTCACAACAGCAACTTCCGTCGACGAAAACAACTTCGATTCGTCTCTCGAAAACCTAACAGATCTTTACCAAACCGTCTCACTCACCGGCGATTCAGTCCAACGAGTCGTCGCTTATTTCACCGACGGCTTAACCGCGAAACTCCTCACCAAAAAATCACCATTCTACGAAATGTTAATGGAAGAACCAACCACCGACGAAGAGTTTCTCGCATTCACAGATCTCTACCGAGTTTCACCGTATTACCAATTCGCTCATTTCACAGCAAACCAAGCTATCTTAGAAACCttcgagaaagaagaagagagaaacaACCGCTCAATTCACGTGATCGATTTCGATGTCTCATATGGTTTTCAATGGCCTTCACTGATTCAATCACTCTCAGAGAAAGCCACAAGCGCAAACAGAATCTCCCTCAGAATAACTGGTTTCGGTAAGAATTTAAAAGAGCTTCAAGAAACTGAATCTAGGTTAATTAATTTCTCAAAAAGCTTCGTAAACATTgtttttgagtttcaaggtttGTTAAGAGGATCGAGAATAATTAACCTAAGGAAGAAGAAAAACGAAACTGTGGCGGTTAATTTAGTTTCATATCTCAACAAATTAACTTGTTTATTGAAAATTTCTGACACATTGGGATTTGTTCATTCTCTTAACCCTTCCATTGTGGTGATCGTTGAACAAGAAGGTTCTAAGAATCCTTCTAGAACCTTCTTATCAAGATTCACAGACACATTGCATTATTTCGCAGCGATGTTTGATTCACTTGATGATTGTTTACCATTAGAGAGTATCGAGAGGTTGAGAATAGAGAAGAAATTTTTCGGTAAAGAGATCAAAACCATGCTGAATAATTATGATGTAGTTGATGACGGTGGTGTTGATTGTGCAAAGTATGAGAAAATGGAAACATGGAAAGTGAGAATGGAGAATCATGGATTTGTTGGGATGAAAATGAGTTCTAAGTGTTTGATACAAGCAAAGTTGTTGCTGAAGATGAGGACACATTATTGTCCACTTCAGTTTGAGGAAGAAGGTGGTGGTGGTTTCAGGGTTTCTGAAAGAGATGATGGAAAAGCTATTTCATTAGGATGGCAAAATAGGTTTTTGCTTACTGTGTCAGCATGGCAATCACTTTGAtgatatatgatatgatatgataagATAGATCCTAACTCTTTTCATTATCATTTTGTGTGATAATCTGCACTCAAAATGATGATTGAAAATGTTACTTTAGCTAATATTTTTgtcattgtttttttctttcttgagTTGTTAATTTAAGAGCTTTAATTTTATGTAGTTGGTAGAATGTTCAAGTAAATATATGAAGCATATATGTATGTATCTATCTATCTTTCTTAAGGAATTAAttaatgttttcttttgttgttaATTGTATTATGATGATGAACCCTAATTTCACTTTTTCTTTTGTGTGGATGTGGACAAACCCTAATTGAAGTGATGAAGATATCTTGAGTAAGATGCGGTTCCTTGTTATTCTAAAATGGCATTTTATGTAAAGATAAAGTTATTTTAAAAGGTCCCTTTCAACCATAttaaaaactgaaaattaaaagaTACCGATGACTTCATGAATCATCTTATAATAATGGAGAAATATAactaaaatatatttcatttttatgggAACTGTTTTTATCCTTGACAAGGACGAGGAGTATGTTATTGCAAAAAATGTTATTTTGAGAAtttagtcaaaaaaaaaatttattgattgaCAGTTCatgtaaaaaaatttatgaaCATAGAATATCAAAACTAAATTGTTAAAATATAAGAAATTTTGAAGTGATTATGAATTGAATAAGGAGTTTAAAGTATAATATATTTTACAGAGATATCTCATTATATCATCAATATTTTATgttgatatattatttttttaaatgcgCGTGCTGAAATATTTATTACTGagctataattgatttttttttttatataagggGATGTAAAACTAAGTAATGGAAAATATCAAAATTCTATTTAgagattgtattttttattttttttaaatggtatGACATAGAAAAATAATTCTCAATAAATTTCattaaacatatataaaatgTTTATGCCAATCAAAATTGATGTTCTTCTTCTAAGTCAAGAGCATTTTGCTAATATGGCATCGATTTCTTTTAGCTAATTTAGAGATCTAAGTTACGTGTGGAGGTGGTCCAATCAATCGAAATTCAAATTGTTATATGATGTTTTATgcaacaaataatttttttttagtatcTTGTATTTCGACCGACTAATTTAAGACAATCAAATTGTTTTTATATAGCGGGATTCAAATCTAAAATATTGCTAGGAGCAAACTCTCAAGAAGACTCGAGCCTTTACCATTAGGCCAATCTATGGGTTGAGTTTTTGTAGTGTTCCATCAAATAGTATAATATGGTACATGTTGTTTTAcagttttgaaaaaattgtcacTAAAGAAATTATTAGGTCGAGTCGCAAATTATGAAGTTAAAATGTTTTGCAACAATGTCCCTAGTTGTGCAAAACAATCAATCAAGAAAAACGTTTTCAGGATAAAACAACCATGTTTTATATTGTACTATTACCACTTGCACGACAGAAAATCGATCTAAAATACATTCTCTAATGGCACAAAGACTAGTCAATGATGGTATAAATATTAGTCGATGTATCTGGTTAATTAGGAGTCGTGTATTTGGTGAAAATCAATCGTATTTAGCCTGCGCAAGGCAGCCAATCGAAAcacataatagaaaaaatatttaaatgaagCAAAAAAATTAAATGAGAAAGATTTTGGAATGCAGAAATTTGAAGTGAAAGAGAATGAAATGGAAATGCATTTATTTATAGGTGAAATTTCGATTCGAATAAGAGATAATATGAGGGAGTGGAGCAGATCCGATCAAAAATTATAGTTGTTGTGGACCTTGGACAACACACCAatcattaaattaattaatatcaattaatattaaataatcttcatcattttaaattaaaaaaatattggatCACTcagtgttaagaaatgtggttgggcctaactcaaccctacaaaaccggtttGTAGGATGAAAATACCCTCACTTATAAAAATATGTTCAGAccatatattatccgatgtgagactcttaacactcAGACTCGGCTTGAACCAACGAATGTGGCGGGCACATTTGATACTTCATGTTCATGGTGTGGTGTTTTCTCACCCATTCACAAAATAAGTACCCATTGGAACACACCCCAAAAGACAAACCTTTCATATATATGTGGTATCCCTTCAATATAAAACTTTAATGAATTTTTCAAAACACTTACTTATACTTATACCTATTTCTTGCCAACTTAAAACCTACCATTCCTTTCAATTTCCCACTAATTCTTTGATTTTATGTACAACAATTTTTTAGTTTGGTAtcaattaatagaaaaatgtatgaatgcatttaatctaatatacattttacatATAAAATTCTTTTGCTTACCACTCAACACGGACACGAAATGTGTAGCTGAAGCTCCTATGCCCAGCTACCTATGTATGATTCTCTCTTATCTCTCTATATATGCATCTCGTACGGACTATTTGAGTATACCttgtaattaattaatttcttttactaCAATACAATATACTATGTTGAGCATGCCACCATGGTTGTTATAAGTTGTAAGCCATAATTGGTAATTGTCTAGTGTTAATTGGTGCAAGAAAGACTTAGAATACTCTCAGTCAGTCATAGGTAGAGAGATGTTTTAGCAGCAAAGACAATGTTGTCAAAACCCTTCATTTTAATTAATTCCATGCATTAATTTCCGTTCATGTTAGTATGTTATTGAACTATGTACC encodes:
- the LOC131650172 gene encoding protein MAIN-LIKE 2-like; the protein is MGETHRGTPQNIATYNVQRFRTRSKHTIAPDERIIPYLNIAGFGPISRIAESSIDHKFVLALLERWRPETHTFHLPTGECTITLEDVHMLLGLPVDGKAINGCVMQANSLCQEAIGIDLIEGAVGARGQGVNLKRLKEHYKKFRLDDESTQETILQKTRCYVLLLIGNVLFPDSTGNTVNFMYLRLLMDFSRVGLYSWGSAVLATLYQSLCKNAVAESCTFYGCALSYGDRISSASMSLERRMQKSGRQSAA
- the LOC131613442 gene encoding GRAS family protein RAM1-like → MEDSEEDELLNLSLSVNRERKKKGKIITRETNNNHNHHHHNNNNFSMICTNRNSYEGYEGKIFRLLQMREQMLRKTTLNLEDSNGLPLIHLLLTTATSVDENNFDSSLENLTDLYQTVSLTGDSVQRVVAYFTDGLTAKLLTKKSPFYEMLMEEPTTDEEFLAFTDLYRVSPYYQFAHFTANQAILETFEKEEERNNRSIHVIDFDVSYGFQWPSLIQSLSEKATSANRISLRITGFGKNLKELQETESRLINFSKSFVNIVFEFQGLLRGSRIINLRKKKNETVAVNLVSYLNKLTCLLKISDTLGFVHSLNPSIVVIVEQEGSKNPSRTFLSRFTDTLHYFAAMFDSLDDCLPLESIERLRIEKKFFGKEIKTMLNNYDVVDDGGVDCAKYEKMETWKVRMENHGFVGMKMSSKCLIQAKLLLKMRTHYCPLQFEEEGGGGFRVSERDDGKAISLGWQNRFLLTVSAWQSL